One Ailuropoda melanoleuca isolate Jingjing chromosome 14, ASM200744v2, whole genome shotgun sequence DNA segment encodes these proteins:
- the LOC100468187 gene encoding serpin B4: MNSLSAANTRFAFDLFQQFKTSKKDDNIFYSPLSISSALAMTYLGAKENTALEMGKVLHFNEATENTKERTTTDHVENLGNVHHQFQKLLTELKKPTDAYELNIANKLYGEKNFQFLQEYMDNIQKFYLTTVESVDFNNAAEETRKKINSWVESQTHEKIKNLFPKDSLTSTILVLVNAVYFKGQWDTKFDKKNTVEKEFWLNKDTSKPVQMMKQHNVFKFTSLEGMQAKILEIPYKGKDLSMILLLPDEVDGLRKLEDQLTAEKLIEWTSSENMSDNFVDLYLPRFKVEETYNLKDTLRALGMVDVFSAQRANLSGMTGKENLVVSKVIHKSFVEVTEEGTEAASSTVVDFIMKSPPTYSFDCDHPFLFFIKHNKTNSILFLGRVSSP; encoded by the exons ATGAATTCACTCAGTGCAGCAAACACCCGCTTCGCGTTTGATCTGTTCCAACAGTTCAAAACATCAAAAAAGGATGACAACATCTTCTActcccctctctccatctcaTCAGCATTAGCCATGACCTACTTAGGAGCCAAAGAAAATACTGCGCTGGAAATGGGGAAG GTCCTTCACTTTAATGAAGCCACagagaacacaaaagaaagaactacAACAGATCAT gtTGAAAATTTGGGAAACGTGCACCACCAATTTCAAAAGCTTCTGACCGAATTAAAGAAACCCACTGATGCATATGAACTGAACATCGCCAACAAGctctatggagaaaaaaatttccagtttCTTCAA GAATACATGGATAACATTCAGAAATTTTACCTAACCACTGTGGAATCTGTTGATTTTAACAATGCTGCAGAAGAAACTCGTAAGAAGATTAATTCCTGGGTGGAAAGCCAAACTCACG AAAAAATCAAGAATCTGTTTCCCAAAGACTCTCTTACGTCTACCATTCTGGTTCTGGTGAATGCCGTCTATTTCAAAGGGCAGTGGGACAcaaaatttgataaaaaaaaCACTGTGGAGAAAGAATTTTGGCTGAACAAg GATACAAGCAAACCTGTGCAAATGATGAAACAAcacaatgtttttaaattcacctCACTGGAGGGCATGCAAGCCAAGATCCTGGAAATACCATACAAAGGCAAAGATCTAAGCATGATACTGCTGCTGCCAGATGAAGTGGATGGTCTGCGGAAG CTTGAAGATCAACTCACTGCTGAGAAACTAATAGAGTGGACAAGCTCAGAAAACATGAGCGATAATTTTGTGGATTTATACTTACCCCGGTTCAAAGTGGAAGAGACCTATAACCTCAAGGACACACTGAGAGCCCTGGGGATGGTGGATGTCTTCAGTGCACAGAGAGCCAACCTCTCAGGCATGACAGGAAAGGAGAATCTCGTGGTGTCTAAAGTCATACACAAGTCCTTTGTGGAGGTGACTGAAGAGGGCACGGAGGCCGCAAGCTCTACGGTAGTAGATTTTATAATGAAATCACCACCGACTTATTCTTTTGATTGTGATCACCCTTTCCTGTTCTTCATCAAGCACAATAAGACCAACAGCATCCTCTTCTTAGGCAGAGTCTCTTCCCCTTAG